GGTCGGTGGCACGTACGTAGTGGCGGTGCTCCTTGAGCTCGCGCTCGGCACCGGGGGTTCCGACCTCGAGGGTGTACTCGCCCTCGCCCATCGCGTCCGTCTCGTCGAGCTTCGCCGAGAGCGCGCGGCTCACATCGGCGATCGCGTCCAGGTCGGCACCTTCGTCCGAGTCCACGACGACGCGCAGAACACGCTTCCGGCCGACGGACTCCACTTCGATCTCTTCCAGATCGAGTCCCTGGGAGGTCACGAGCGGATCCAGCAGTTCTCGCAGCCTCTCGCTCTGGGTCGTGCTCATCCGGGTGACTCCTCGGCCGCGTCTGCTGTTGTGGGTTGGTCGCGTGTCAGGTCAAAGGGTATCCGGTCGCGGGGGGTGTTGCCGTCCACCGGTGCCTGTGCTCCCGCGCCGGGAGCTGCGGAAGCGGGGGCCGGAAGACGCCGCACCGGCAGATGGGAGAGAGCCGCTGGACGGTGATCGGCTTCCGCGCGGGTACCGTGATCACGGGCAGCTCGCCCATACATTCGTACGAGCCCTCCGAGGACGTCTGTCGTGCCGTTCCCTCTCTCGTCACGCACCCCGTCGGGTCCGCGCCGCAGGACCCTGCTCGCGGCCGCCGCGGGCACCTTCGCCCTCGCGGGCTGTTCCGCCGACGAGCCGTCCGGTGACACGACCGGCGGCAGCCGCCCCTCGCTCGCCGACCGGGCACGCGCGCGTGCGGCCCGCGACAGCACGACCCTCGCGGGCCGGTACACCGCGGTGATCGCCGCGCATCCGGACCTGGAGAAGAAGCTCGCCCCGCTGCGGGCGGACGTCGCCGGGCACGCACGGGCGTTCGGCGCGGGCAGCAGCGCGGGCTCGTCGGCGTCCCCGTCCGCCGCGGCCTCCGGCACGGCACCCGGGTCGGCCTCGGGTTCACCCACCCCTTCCCCTTCCGGTTCGGCTTCGGCTTCGGCTTCGGCTTCGGCGAGTGCGTCGTCCGATGTCGCCGCGCGGCCCAAGGACGCCCTGTCCGAGCTGGCCACCGCCGAACTCGCGCTCGCCGACGAGCGGACACAGGCCCTGGTCGAGCTTCCGGGGGAACTGGCCAGGCTGCTGGCCTCGGTGGCGGCGGCGGGCGCCGCCCACGCGTATCTGCTGACGGAGGCGGCCAAGTGAGCAAGCGGGACAGGACAGAGGAAGCCGAACTCAAGGCCCTGCAGGCCGCCCTGGCCGCCGAGCACGCCGCCGTGTACGGCTACGGCGTCGTCGGCGGCAAGATCGGCGAGAAGCGGCGGAGCGACGCCCGGGCGGCGTACGACGCCCATCGGGCACGCCGTGACGCGCTCGTGCGGGCGGTGAAGGACCTGGGCGGCACGCCCGAGGCCGCGTCGGCGGCGTACGTCCTGCCGTTCCCGGTGACGGACTCCCCCACCGCCGTCCGGTTCGCGGCCGAGCTGGAGGAGCGGGTGGCCGCCGTGTACTCGGACCTCGTCCGCGCCACGACGGGTGATCAGCGGCGCACCGCGGCCGGGGCGCTGCGCGAGGCGGCGGTCCGGGCGGTGCGCTGGAACGGCGAGAGCGTAGCCTTCCCTGGGCTCGCCGAGCGGGCGGGCACCCCGACGCCTACGGCGTCCTCGCCGGCGTAACGCGACCTGGAAGGAAACATCTCGCGCATGGACTCGCGCATGGTCTTCGAACCGCCGCAGCGCCTTCTGCGGGCACTCGGCGAGAACAGGCGGAGCGGGTCACAGGGGGCCGACGGGGCCGGGGCGTGGCTGGAGAAACTGCCCGAGCTGGCCCAACAGGCGCTGGAACAGCGCGAGTTGACCGCCGAGCGGGTCCAGGCGCCGGGCGGCCGCAGCAGTCTGGTCGTGCTGGTGAAACAGGCCGACCAGAGGCCGGCCGTGCTGAAACTGGCCCCGGACCGTGCGCGGCCCGAGAGCGAGCGGGCG
The window above is part of the Streptomyces sp. NBC_01428 genome. Proteins encoded here:
- the rimP gene encoding ribosome maturation factor RimP → MSTTQSERLRELLDPLVTSQGLDLEEIEVESVGRKRVLRVVVDSDEGADLDAIADVSRALSAKLDETDAMGEGEYTLEVGTPGAERELKEHRHYVRATDRLVKFQLADGDDLIARILNVEDDGLDVEVPGVKGRKPTARRLAFEDIAKARVQVEFSRKDKKEEEA
- a CDS encoding ferritin-like domain-containing protein, with the protein product MSKRDRTEEAELKALQAALAAEHAAVYGYGVVGGKIGEKRRSDARAAYDAHRARRDALVRAVKDLGGTPEAASAAYVLPFPVTDSPTAVRFAAELEERVAAVYSDLVRATTGDQRRTAAGALREAAVRAVRWNGESVAFPGLAERAGTPTPTASSPA